In one window of Nocardioides panacisoli DNA:
- a CDS encoding thiazole synthase codes for MSSLTIADHPFDSRLLLGTGGLPNLALLPQVLDAAAPSMVTVSMRRASSTHDGGLLATLRSGGVPVLPNTAGCLTAREAVRTAELGREALGTDWVKLEVIGDETSLLPDAVELLDGAEQLVRRGFTVLPYTTADPVLARRLVDVGCVAVMPLGSPIGSGLGILDPHAVAAVRAAVDVPVVLDAGIGTASDAAQAMELGCDAVLVASSVTRAADPVAMAHAMRLGVEAGYAARTAGRIPRQAVARASSPTRGRIA; via the coding sequence ATGAGCAGCCTCACCATCGCCGACCACCCCTTCGACTCCCGGCTGCTGCTCGGGACCGGAGGGCTGCCGAACCTCGCGCTCCTGCCCCAAGTGCTCGACGCCGCGGCGCCGAGCATGGTGACAGTCTCGATGCGCCGCGCCTCGAGCACCCACGACGGAGGCCTCCTCGCCACGCTCCGCTCGGGCGGGGTGCCGGTGCTGCCCAACACGGCCGGTTGCCTGACCGCCCGGGAGGCGGTCCGCACCGCCGAGCTCGGCCGGGAGGCGCTCGGGACCGACTGGGTCAAGCTCGAGGTCATCGGCGACGAGACCTCGCTGCTGCCGGATGCCGTCGAGCTCCTCGACGGAGCAGAGCAGCTCGTGCGGCGCGGCTTCACCGTGCTGCCCTACACCACGGCCGACCCGGTCCTCGCGCGTCGGCTGGTCGACGTGGGCTGCGTGGCCGTCATGCCGCTGGGCTCGCCCATCGGGTCGGGCCTGGGCATCCTCGACCCCCACGCCGTGGCGGCGGTACGGGCCGCGGTGGACGTGCCGGTGGTGCTCGACGCCGGCATCGGCACCGCCAGCGACGCGGCGCAGGCCATGGAGCTGGGCTGCGACGCGGTCCTGGTCGCCAGCTCGGTGACCCGGGCGGCGGACCCGGTCGCGATGGCCCACGCGATGCGGCTCGGCGTCGAGGCGGGGTACGCCGCCCGCACGGCCGGGCGGATCCCGCGGCAGGCCGTCGCCCGCGCCTCCTCCCCGACCCGCGGGCGGATCGCATGA
- the thiS gene encoding sulfur carrier protein ThiS yields the protein MSTPQITVNGEPQEFGGTVAELLEQRLGDARPTGIAVAVGEDVVRRDAWATHVLAAGDEVEIVMAVQGG from the coding sequence ATGAGCACCCCACAGATCACCGTCAACGGAGAGCCCCAGGAGTTCGGCGGCACCGTCGCCGAGCTGCTGGAGCAACGACTGGGCGACGCGCGGCCCACCGGCATCGCGGTCGCGGTCGGGGAGGACGTCGTACGCCGCGACGCGTGGGCCACCCACGTGCTGGCCGCGGGCGACGAGGTCGAGATCGTGATGGCGGTGCAGGGCGGATGA
- a CDS encoding FAD-dependent oxidoreductase: MRVRILGAGIVGLAVAEELLRRGHDVVVHDPSPATGASYAAAGMLSPAGELWHGEGELFRLGLASAAQWPAYAEALGVALQRTGTVLVGRDAADLQEVDRRAELLRGAGVAAESLTRRELVAREPGLGRVAGGVLLPEDHSVDPREVLAALRRRVPVEQVEPSPVVEPSSVVEPVETPVTVVATGARLPAPFTDLVRPVRGEILRVRTDDPLHGTVRGWAHGQPVYAVPRRVRDGWQEVAIGATSEEHGGDPAPHVEGVFRLLEAARALLPGLDRAVFDEAIARDRPATADHLPLVGPTHLPGVVLAAGHHRAGVLLAPLTARLVADHLETGAVEPALDPRRTREGDT; this comes from the coding sequence ATGCGCGTCCGGATCCTCGGAGCGGGCATCGTCGGCCTCGCCGTGGCCGAGGAGCTCCTGCGGCGTGGCCACGACGTCGTGGTGCACGACCCGTCCCCGGCCACGGGGGCGTCGTACGCCGCCGCGGGGATGCTGAGCCCCGCCGGCGAGCTGTGGCACGGCGAGGGTGAGCTCTTCCGGCTCGGACTCGCCTCGGCGGCACAGTGGCCGGCGTACGCCGAGGCGTTGGGTGTGGCGCTGCAGCGCACCGGCACGGTGCTCGTCGGGCGGGACGCCGCCGACCTGCAGGAGGTCGACCGTCGCGCCGAGCTGCTGCGCGGGGCGGGCGTCGCGGCGGAGTCGCTGACGCGGCGCGAGCTCGTCGCCCGCGAGCCCGGCCTGGGCCGGGTCGCCGGGGGAGTGCTGCTGCCCGAGGACCACAGCGTCGACCCGCGGGAGGTGCTGGCCGCGCTGCGCCGGCGGGTCCCCGTCGAGCAGGTCGAGCCGTCCCCGGTGGTCGAGCCGTCCTCGGTGGTCGAGCCTGTCGAGACCCCGGTCACCGTCGTCGCGACCGGTGCGCGGCTGCCCGCGCCCTTCACCGACCTCGTGCGACCCGTGCGGGGGGAGATCCTGCGCGTGCGCACCGACGACCCGCTGCACGGCACCGTGCGCGGCTGGGCCCACGGCCAGCCGGTCTACGCCGTGCCGCGGCGCGTCCGCGACGGCTGGCAGGAGGTGGCCATCGGCGCCACCTCCGAGGAGCACGGCGGGGACCCCGCACCGCACGTGGAGGGCGTCTTCCGGCTGCTCGAGGCCGCCCGCGCGCTGCTGCCCGGGCTGGACCGCGCCGTGTTCGACGAGGCGATCGCTCGCGACCGACCCGCGACGGCGGACCACCTGCCGCTCGTCGGACCCACCCACCTGCCGGGCGTCGTCCTGGCCGCCGGCCACCACCGTGCCGGCGTCCTGCTGGCACCGCTGACCGCCCGACTGGTGGCCGACCACCTCGAGACCGGAGCCGTCGAACCGGCCCTGGACCCCCGCAGGACCCGGGAAGGAGACACATGA
- a CDS encoding thiamine phosphate synthase, producing MIARLFCLVSDHDDLTLLPALADAGVDGFQVRAKGLAARPHLTLVEQVMAAVGDRAQVVVNDRVDIALAAGAHGVHLGDDDLPVAAVRRAAPSLVIGATCRDRASVGSAAVDGADYAGFGPVFATDSKAGLPDPLGTDAVATAAGLLPLVAIGGITAGNARRARDAGAHGVAVIGGIWRPPDPVTAAKELVTEVA from the coding sequence TTGATCGCTCGACTGTTCTGCTTGGTCTCCGACCACGACGACCTCACGCTGCTGCCGGCGCTCGCCGATGCCGGCGTCGACGGCTTCCAGGTGCGCGCCAAGGGCCTCGCAGCGCGGCCGCACCTCACGCTGGTCGAGCAGGTGATGGCGGCCGTCGGTGACCGCGCCCAGGTCGTGGTCAACGACCGCGTCGACATCGCCCTCGCCGCCGGCGCCCACGGGGTCCACCTCGGCGACGACGACCTGCCGGTCGCCGCCGTGCGCCGCGCCGCACCGTCCCTGGTCATCGGTGCCACCTGCCGCGACCGTGCCTCGGTCGGGTCCGCCGCGGTGGACGGGGCCGACTACGCCGGCTTCGGCCCGGTCTTCGCGACCGACTCCAAGGCCGGGTTGCCCGACCCGCTCGGCACCGACGCCGTCGCCACCGCGGCAGGGCTGCTGCCGCTGGTCGCGATCGGCGGCATCACCGCCGGCAACGCACGTCGGGCCCGCGACGCGGGCGCCCACGGCGTCGCCGTCATCGGCGGCATCTGGCGCCCGCCCGACCCCGTCACGGCCGCGAAGGAGCTGGTGACGGAGGTCGCGTGA
- a CDS encoding NAD(P)-binding domain-containing protein has translation MHLYDAVVIGAGQAGLSASYHLGRLGLDHVVLDANDGPGGAWQHRWDSLTMDDVHGVADLPDAPAPVRSDARANHVLPAWFERYERDGDLPVERPVRVDRVETDGALLVVGAGERRWTARTLVNATGTWTRPFVPSYPGARSFRGEQWHTAHYPGASHFDGRRVLVVGGGASAVQFLGELAPRTDVLWVTRREPVWREDFDADAGRRAITRVHERVRRGLPPESIASVTGLALRPQEQEAARLGTYDARRPMFSRIEPDGVRWDDPAGAGQAAFERVDAILWATGFRPAIGHLAPLHLRSADGGIALLDGGQDVQASVTAAADPRVQLVGYGPSASTIGGNRAGRAAALAVRRHLQERATGRAA, from the coding sequence ATGCACCTCTACGACGCCGTGGTGATCGGGGCCGGCCAGGCCGGCCTCTCCGCGTCGTACCACCTGGGCCGCCTGGGCCTGGACCACGTCGTCCTCGACGCCAACGACGGGCCCGGTGGCGCCTGGCAGCACCGGTGGGACTCGCTGACCATGGACGACGTGCACGGCGTGGCCGACCTCCCCGACGCGCCGGCCCCGGTGCGCTCCGACGCTCGCGCCAACCACGTGCTGCCGGCGTGGTTCGAGCGTTACGAGCGCGACGGGGACCTGCCCGTGGAGCGGCCGGTGCGGGTCGACCGGGTCGAGACCGACGGCGCGCTCCTCGTGGTCGGTGCGGGGGAGCGGCGCTGGACCGCCCGGACCCTGGTCAACGCGACGGGCACGTGGACGCGGCCCTTCGTCCCGTCCTACCCGGGCGCCCGCTCCTTCCGCGGCGAGCAGTGGCACACCGCGCACTACCCGGGTGCGTCGCACTTCGACGGCCGACGGGTGCTCGTCGTGGGTGGCGGTGCGTCGGCGGTGCAGTTCCTCGGCGAGCTCGCGCCGCGGACCGACGTGCTGTGGGTGACGCGCCGCGAGCCCGTGTGGCGTGAGGACTTCGACGCCGACGCCGGCCGTCGCGCCATCACGCGCGTGCACGAGCGGGTACGCCGTGGCCTGCCGCCGGAGAGCATCGCCAGCGTCACCGGCCTGGCGCTGCGCCCGCAGGAGCAGGAGGCGGCCCGGCTCGGGACCTACGACGCCCGGCGGCCGATGTTCTCCCGGATCGAACCCGACGGCGTGCGGTGGGACGACCCCGCGGGCGCAGGGCAGGCGGCATTCGAGCGGGTGGACGCGATCCTGTGGGCGACGGGCTTCCGCCCGGCGATCGGCCACCTGGCGCCGTTGCACCTGCGCAGTGCGGACGGCGGCATCGCGCTGCTCGACGGTGGGCAGGACGTCCAGGCGAGTGTCACAGCCGCGGCCGACCCGCGGGTCCAGCTCGTGGGCTACGGGCCCTCGGCGAGCACGATCGGCGGCAACCGCGCCGGCCGCGCCGCGGCGTTGGCCGTACGCCGCCACCTGCAGGAGCGTGCGACGGGCCGCGCGGCCTGA
- a CDS encoding fumarate hydratase has product MADAEFRYADLLPTKGSNGEDETPYRLLTTEGVETVEGPGGRTFLQVSPEAIQRLTREAMHDISHYLRPGHLQQLRKIIDDPDASGNDRFVALDLLKNVNISAGGVLPMCQDTGTAIVMGKKSEGVLTGADDAEWISKGVYDAYTQLNLRYSQMAPLTMFEEKNTGSNLPAQVELYSTPGDADTPPGYKFLFMAKGGGSANKSFLFQETKAILNPERILDYLDEKIRSLGTAACPPYHLAVVIGGTSAEFALKTAKYASAHYLDDLPTEGSMSAHGFRDTELEEQVFELTQSFGIGAQFGGKYFCHDVRVVRLPRHGASCPVAIAVSCSADRQALGKITADGVFLEQLETDPAQYMPDTGVAEDIAGGEVVSIDLTRPMPEILAELSQHPVKTRLSLTGPLVVARDIAHAKIKERLDAGEEMPDYLKDHPVYYAGPAKTPDGMASGSFGPTTAGRMDSYVEQFQAAGGSMVMLAKGNRSKQVTEACGTHGGFYLGSIGGPAARLAQDCIKSQEVIEYPELGMEAVWKIEVEDFPAFIVMDDKGNDFFTDPGGEVTVPLSGIRVRSQE; this is encoded by the coding sequence GTGGCCGACGCAGAGTTCCGATACGCAGACCTCCTCCCGACCAAGGGCAGCAACGGCGAGGACGAGACGCCGTACCGCCTCCTCACCACCGAGGGGGTCGAGACGGTCGAGGGGCCCGGCGGGCGCACCTTCCTGCAGGTCAGTCCCGAGGCGATCCAGCGGCTCACCCGCGAGGCGATGCACGACATCTCCCACTACCTGCGCCCGGGCCACCTCCAGCAGCTCCGGAAGATCATCGACGACCCGGACGCCTCGGGCAACGACCGGTTCGTGGCGCTGGACCTGCTCAAGAACGTCAACATCTCCGCCGGCGGCGTCCTGCCGATGTGCCAGGACACCGGCACCGCGATCGTCATGGGCAAGAAGTCCGAGGGCGTGCTGACCGGTGCCGACGACGCCGAGTGGATCAGCAAGGGCGTGTACGACGCCTACACCCAGCTCAACCTGCGCTACAGCCAGATGGCGCCGCTGACGATGTTCGAGGAGAAGAACACCGGCTCCAACCTGCCGGCCCAGGTCGAGCTCTACTCCACGCCGGGGGACGCCGACACCCCGCCGGGGTACAAGTTCCTGTTCATGGCCAAGGGCGGCGGGTCGGCGAACAAGTCCTTCCTGTTCCAGGAGACCAAGGCGATCCTCAACCCCGAGCGGATCCTGGACTACCTGGACGAGAAGATCCGCTCCCTGGGCACCGCCGCCTGCCCGCCGTACCACCTCGCCGTGGTCATCGGCGGCACGTCGGCGGAGTTCGCGCTGAAGACCGCCAAGTACGCCTCCGCGCACTACCTCGACGACCTGCCCACCGAGGGCTCGATGAGTGCCCACGGATTCCGCGACACCGAGCTCGAGGAGCAGGTCTTCGAGCTCACCCAGTCCTTCGGCATCGGAGCGCAGTTCGGCGGCAAGTACTTCTGCCACGACGTGCGGGTCGTGCGGCTCCCCCGCCACGGCGCGTCCTGCCCCGTCGCGATCGCGGTGTCGTGCTCGGCCGACCGCCAGGCCCTGGGGAAGATCACCGCCGACGGTGTGTTCCTCGAGCAGCTCGAGACCGACCCGGCGCAGTACATGCCCGACACCGGCGTGGCCGAGGACATCGCCGGTGGCGAGGTCGTGTCGATCGACCTGACCCGCCCGATGCCGGAGATCCTCGCCGAGCTGTCGCAGCACCCCGTGAAGACCCGGCTCTCGCTGACCGGGCCGCTGGTCGTGGCGCGCGACATCGCCCACGCCAAGATCAAGGAGCGCCTCGACGCCGGCGAGGAGATGCCGGACTACCTCAAGGACCACCCGGTCTACTACGCCGGCCCGGCCAAGACCCCCGACGGGATGGCCTCGGGCTCCTTCGGACCCACGACCGCCGGCCGGATGGACTCCTACGTCGAGCAGTTCCAGGCGGCCGGCGGGTCGATGGTGATGCTGGCCAAGGGCAACCGGTCCAAGCAGGTCACCGAGGCCTGCGGCACCCACGGCGGCTTCTACCTCGGTTCGATCGGCGGTCCCGCCGCCCGGTTGGCGCAGGACTGCATCAAGAGCCAGGAGGTCATCGAGTACCCCGAGCTCGGCATGGAGGCGGTGTGGAAGATCGAGGTGGAGGACTTCCCCGCCTTCATCGTCATGGACGACAAGGGCAACGACTTCTTCACCGACCCGGGCGGCGAGGTGACGGTGCCGCTGAGCGGCATCCGGGTGCGCTCGCAGGAGTAG
- a CDS encoding MFS transporter: protein MPDATQRADRPSLAVIALCFGGLTAALTQTMVIPIQSDLPRLLDAAAVDTAWVVTITLLSAAVAMPITGRIADMIGKQRVLVASAVVLLVGSVVCALADGLAAMLVGRSLQGVAMGFIPVGIALLREIVPPDLAATAIAAMSATLGVGGAIGLPLSAWIVDVGDWHLLFWVSSGAAALVLVAVLALVPHVHDARPARFDVPGAIGLAVGLVLALVGLSKASTWGWGDERTVGCLVGGILVLVAWAWLELRTSEPLVDLRSTARLPVLLTNIAAVAIGMGMMAQAIVIPQLLQIPEQAGYGLGQSILATGLWMAPGGLMMMVFAPVSSRLITGIGAKPTLMIGATVLGLGYVVALGLMGSPWQLVIATLVISTGVGIGYAAMPTLILDASPPHEAGSAVGVNTLMRSLGTTIASALMATVLTSSTMSLGPVAVPTESAFRWCFVISAAAALVGVAIAATIPRRRTDVDAEPELATADA, encoded by the coding sequence ATGCCCGACGCCACCCAGCGTGCCGACCGCCCGTCGCTCGCGGTCATCGCCCTGTGCTTCGGTGGCCTCACTGCGGCGCTGACGCAGACCATGGTCATCCCGATCCAGAGCGACCTGCCCCGGCTGCTGGATGCCGCCGCGGTGGACACCGCCTGGGTGGTGACCATCACCCTGCTCAGCGCGGCCGTCGCGATGCCGATCACCGGACGCATCGCCGACATGATCGGCAAGCAGCGCGTCCTGGTCGCCAGCGCCGTGGTCCTGCTCGTCGGGTCCGTCGTCTGCGCGCTCGCGGACGGGCTCGCGGCCATGCTCGTCGGCCGCAGCCTCCAGGGCGTGGCCATGGGCTTCATCCCCGTCGGCATCGCCCTGCTGCGCGAGATCGTGCCGCCGGACCTGGCGGCCACCGCGATCGCGGCGATGAGCGCCACCCTCGGCGTCGGCGGCGCCATCGGCCTGCCGCTGTCCGCCTGGATCGTCGACGTGGGCGACTGGCACCTGCTGTTCTGGGTCTCCTCGGGTGCGGCCGCCCTGGTGCTGGTCGCGGTGCTCGCGCTCGTGCCGCACGTCCACGACGCCCGACCGGCGCGGTTCGACGTACCCGGCGCCATCGGGCTGGCCGTCGGACTGGTCCTCGCCCTGGTGGGGCTGTCCAAGGCCAGCACCTGGGGCTGGGGCGACGAGCGCACCGTGGGATGCCTCGTCGGCGGCATCCTCGTCCTCGTGGCCTGGGCCTGGCTCGAGCTGCGCACCAGCGAGCCGCTGGTCGACCTGCGCAGCACGGCCCGGCTGCCGGTGCTGCTCACCAACATCGCAGCGGTGGCGATCGGCATGGGCATGATGGCGCAGGCCATCGTCATCCCGCAGCTCCTCCAGATCCCCGAGCAGGCGGGCTACGGGCTCGGCCAGAGCATCCTCGCGACCGGCCTGTGGATGGCGCCCGGTGGCCTGATGATGATGGTCTTCGCCCCCGTGTCGAGCCGCCTCATCACCGGCATCGGCGCCAAGCCGACACTGATGATCGGCGCCACCGTGCTCGGACTCGGGTACGTCGTCGCGCTCGGCCTGATGGGGAGCCCGTGGCAGCTGGTGATCGCGACGCTGGTGATCTCCACCGGCGTGGGCATCGGCTACGCCGCGATGCCGACTCTGATCCTCGACGCGTCCCCGCCGCACGAGGCCGGGTCCGCCGTCGGGGTCAACACGCTGATGCGCTCGCTGGGCACCACGATCGCCTCGGCGCTGATGGCCACGGTGCTCACCAGTTCCACGATGTCGCTGGGACCGGTCGCCGTGCCGACCGAGAGCGCCTTCCGGTGGTGTTTCGTCATCAGTGCGGCCGCAGCGCTGGTCGGGGTGGCCATCGCCGCCACGATCCCGCGGCGGCGTACCGACGTCGACGCCGAGCCGGAGCTGGCCACCGCCGACGCGTGA
- a CDS encoding redoxin family protein, which translates to MTRTALRALARPILATGLVLGLAACSGEAEPTASSTASATPSAPEDPTPADDDAATEGSAEPATATPTAEAPVPEVLEFEATTVGGRSFEGASLAGQPVVVWFWAPWCPVCRGQAEEVTDLSQQYGDQVAFVGVGSLDGGDAIASFAEDAPGPTHLSDPDGALYRHFGITEQSSFVVLDDGGEEVLRTGYGDDAAIADAVAGLVG; encoded by the coding sequence ATGACCCGCACCGCACTCCGCGCGCTGGCGCGACCGATCCTCGCGACCGGCCTCGTGCTGGGCCTGGCCGCCTGCTCCGGCGAGGCCGAGCCCACCGCGAGCAGCACCGCCTCCGCCACGCCGTCGGCGCCGGAGGACCCGACCCCCGCCGACGACGATGCGGCCACCGAAGGCTCCGCGGAGCCGGCGACCGCCACGCCGACGGCCGAGGCGCCGGTCCCCGAGGTCCTCGAGTTCGAGGCGACCACCGTGGGCGGGCGCTCCTTCGAGGGCGCCTCCCTGGCCGGCCAGCCCGTGGTGGTGTGGTTCTGGGCTCCGTGGTGCCCGGTGTGCCGGGGCCAGGCCGAGGAGGTGACCGACCTGTCGCAGCAGTACGGCGACCAGGTCGCGTTCGTCGGCGTCGGGTCACTCGACGGCGGCGACGCGATCGCCTCCTTCGCCGAGGACGCACCCGGGCCGACCCACCTCAGCGACCCCGACGGCGCCCTCTACCGGCACTTCGGCATCACCGAGCAGTCCTCCTTCGTGGTCCTCGACGACGGCGGTGAGGAAGTGCTGCGCACGGGGTACGGCGACGACGCCGCGATCGCCGACGCCGTGGCCGGCCTCGTCGGCTGA
- a CDS encoding 2-oxoadipate dioxygenase/decarboxylase, producing MRVGPTELRARFARSLSDLYGTEVPAYTTLVEVSEEVNAEVLERLGEEAERLGTIDRVTAERHGAIRVGTAEELAQVARVFGACGMHPVGFYDLREATVPIPVVSTAFRPTEVDELAANPFRVFTSVLVADDRRFFDESLTAELGERLAARELFAPELLALADRAEAEGGLAEDDADRFLELATAAFALSPEPIDRAWYDRLEEVSSVAADIGGVTSTHINHLTPRVLDIDELYARMTDRGITMIDAIQGPPRTDRPDVLLRQTSFRALAEPRTFREPDGTLGEGALRVRFGEVEARGVALTPAGRALYDDHGIEAFPATEAELHEADLAYYVPDGAGGLRPIVYEDFLPRSAAGIFASNLDRETAADAGQAAATRDAHWMREALGRPLADPYDLYEEQRASHR from the coding sequence ATGAGGGTCGGCCCGACCGAGTTGCGGGCCCGCTTCGCCCGCAGCCTCTCCGACCTCTACGGCACCGAGGTGCCGGCGTACACGACGCTGGTGGAGGTCAGTGAGGAGGTCAACGCCGAGGTGCTCGAGCGCCTGGGCGAGGAGGCCGAGCGGCTCGGCACCATCGACCGGGTGACCGCCGAGCGTCACGGCGCGATCCGGGTCGGGACCGCCGAGGAGCTGGCCCAGGTGGCGCGGGTCTTCGGGGCGTGCGGCATGCACCCGGTGGGCTTCTACGACCTGCGGGAGGCCACCGTGCCGATCCCGGTCGTCTCGACGGCGTTCCGCCCGACCGAGGTCGACGAGCTCGCGGCCAACCCGTTCCGGGTCTTCACCTCGGTGCTGGTGGCCGACGACCGCCGTTTCTTCGACGAGTCGCTGACCGCGGAGCTGGGGGAGCGACTGGCCGCCCGCGAGCTGTTCGCGCCCGAGCTGCTCGCGCTCGCCGACCGTGCCGAGGCCGAGGGCGGACTCGCCGAGGACGACGCCGACCGCTTCCTCGAGCTCGCCACCGCCGCCTTCGCGCTCTCGCCCGAGCCGATCGACCGGGCGTGGTACGACCGGCTGGAGGAGGTCTCCAGTGTCGCGGCCGACATCGGCGGCGTGACCTCGACCCACATCAACCACCTCACGCCCCGCGTGCTGGACATCGATGAGCTCTACGCCCGGATGACCGACCGCGGCATCACGATGATCGATGCCATCCAGGGCCCGCCGCGGACCGATCGCCCCGACGTGTTGCTGCGCCAGACCTCCTTCCGTGCCCTGGCCGAGCCGCGCACCTTCCGCGAGCCCGACGGCACCCTGGGGGAGGGGGCGCTGCGGGTCCGGTTCGGCGAGGTCGAGGCGCGCGGCGTCGCGCTGACCCCCGCCGGCCGGGCGTTGTACGACGACCACGGGATCGAGGCGTTCCCCGCCACCGAGGCGGAGCTCCACGAGGCCGACCTGGCCTACTACGTGCCCGACGGTGCGGGCGGTCTCCGACCGATCGTGTACGAGGACTTCCTGCCGCGCTCGGCGGCCGGCATCTTCGCCTCCAACCTGGACCGGGAGACGGCGGCCGACGCCGGGCAGGCAGCCGCGACGCGCGACGCGCACTGGATGCGGGAGGCCCTCGGCCGGCCGCTCGCCGACCCCTACGACCTCTACGAGGAGCAGCGCGCGTCCCACCGCTGA
- a CDS encoding L-piperidine-6-carboxylate dehydrogenase yields MTAQDARTPAAVARGALERIGAGDPFTSDGELVCRSPIDGSELGRLPAHRPVDVHDAVATAGAAFEQWRTTPAPVRGQLVRELGNLLREHKEDLGALVTVEAGKIRSEGLGEVQEMIDICDFAVGLSRQLHGLTIASERPGHRMMEQWHPLGVVGVITAFNFPVAVWSWNTAVALACGDPVVWKPSEKSLLTALACQALLEEAARRVDAPAGLSQVLLGGADVGEALVDHRDVALLSATGSTRMGRQVAPRVAGRLGRYLLELGGNNAAIVTPSADLDLTVRGIVFSAVGTAGQRCTSLRRLIVHHSIRDEVVQRLRAAYETLPIGSPLEEGTLVGPLIDEASATAFGAALEAARADGGKVVTGGGAHDGVAGDGHYVQPAVVDMPEQTEIVRAETFAPILYVMGYDDLDEAIALHNGVEQGLSASIFTRDVREAERFLSAAGSDCGISNVNIGPSGAEIGGAFGGEKATGGGRESGSDAWKAYMRRATNTVNYSDELPLAQGVEFG; encoded by the coding sequence ATGACCGCACAGGACGCGCGTACGCCGGCCGCCGTGGCCCGCGGCGCCCTCGAGCGCATCGGGGCGGGCGACCCCTTCACCAGTGACGGCGAGCTCGTCTGCCGCTCACCCATCGACGGCTCCGAGCTGGGACGGTTGCCGGCCCACCGGCCGGTCGACGTCCACGACGCCGTGGCCACCGCCGGTGCGGCGTTCGAGCAGTGGCGCACCACGCCGGCGCCGGTCCGCGGCCAGCTGGTTCGCGAGCTCGGCAACCTGCTGCGCGAGCACAAGGAGGACCTCGGCGCGCTGGTGACCGTCGAGGCCGGCAAGATCCGCTCAGAGGGCCTGGGCGAGGTCCAGGAGATGATCGACATCTGCGACTTCGCCGTCGGGCTGTCCCGCCAGCTCCACGGCCTCACCATCGCCAGCGAGCGGCCCGGCCACCGCATGATGGAGCAGTGGCACCCGCTCGGCGTGGTCGGCGTGATCACCGCCTTCAACTTCCCGGTGGCCGTGTGGTCCTGGAACACCGCCGTCGCGCTGGCGTGCGGTGACCCCGTGGTGTGGAAGCCCTCGGAGAAGTCGCTGCTCACCGCCCTGGCCTGCCAGGCGCTGCTGGAGGAGGCCGCGCGTCGCGTCGACGCCCCGGCCGGGCTCTCCCAGGTGCTGCTCGGCGGCGCCGATGTCGGCGAGGCGCTCGTGGACCACCGCGACGTCGCGCTGCTCTCCGCCACCGGGTCGACCCGGATGGGTCGCCAGGTCGCCCCCCGCGTCGCCGGTCGGCTCGGCCGCTACCTGCTCGAGCTCGGCGGCAACAACGCCGCGATCGTGACCCCGTCGGCCGACCTCGACCTCACGGTCCGCGGCATCGTCTTCTCCGCCGTCGGCACCGCCGGCCAGCGGTGTACGTCGCTGCGCCGCCTGATCGTGCACCACTCCATCCGCGACGAGGTCGTCCAGCGGCTGCGGGCGGCGTACGAGACGTTGCCGATCGGTTCGCCGCTGGAGGAGGGCACGCTCGTCGGTCCGCTGATCGACGAGGCGTCCGCCACGGCGTTCGGAGCCGCACTGGAGGCCGCGCGTGCGGACGGTGGCAAGGTGGTGACCGGCGGCGGGGCGCACGACGGCGTCGCCGGCGACGGGCACTACGTCCAGCCGGCGGTGGTCGACATGCCCGAGCAGACCGAGATCGTCCGCGCCGAGACCTTCGCGCCGATCCTCTACGTGATGGGCTATGACGACCTCGACGAGGCGATCGCGCTGCACAACGGCGTCGAGCAGGGCCTGTCCGCCTCGATCTTCACCCGCGACGTGCGGGAGGCGGAGCGGTTCCTGTCCGCCGCGGGCTCCGACTGCGGCATCAGCAACGTCAACATCGGCCCGTCCGGTGCCGAGATCGGCGGCGCGTTCGGCGGTGAGAAGGCGACCGGCGGTGGCCGGGAGTCCGGCTCGGACGCCTGGAAGGCCTACATGCGCCGCGCGACCAACACGGTCAACTACTCCGACGAGCTGCCGCTGGCACAGGGAGTCGAGTTCGGATGA